A DNA window from Halorubrum sp. DM2 contains the following coding sequences:
- a CDS encoding VOC family protein has protein sequence MTGIVFHATERRDAVVEFYRDRLDATVRLEQPDCTILEFDGFLFGFCERAAADDCGILTFVYPDRESVDAARDRLGDAVVEEPRENETYDIYQCFAEDPEGRTVECQAFLDDDVDIE, from the coding sequence GTGACCGGAATCGTCTTCCACGCGACGGAGCGACGCGACGCGGTCGTCGAGTTCTACCGCGACCGACTGGACGCGACCGTGCGGCTCGAACAGCCGGACTGTACGATACTCGAGTTCGACGGCTTCCTGTTCGGGTTCTGCGAGCGCGCGGCGGCCGACGACTGCGGCATCCTCACCTTCGTCTACCCGGACAGGGAGAGCGTTGACGCCGCCCGGGATCGACTCGGCGACGCGGTCGTGGAGGAGCCGCGAGAGAACGAGACGTACGACATCTACCAGTGTTTCGCCGAGGATCCAGAGGGCCGGACAGTCGAGTGTCAGGCGTTCCTCGACGACGACGTCGACATCGAGTAG